Proteins from a genomic interval of Calypte anna isolate BGI_N300 chromosome 19, bCalAnn1_v1.p, whole genome shotgun sequence:
- the HEATR6 gene encoding HEAT repeat-containing protein 6, which translates to MATVPPGRQKMAAVAAEEPDPGGSFRRCLARLGALRPQLGAERPDDARRTELHLLFDQLISESCGPAAGPSPQDVCALLVQACQLVPLEQEHLVSKVCQLIHHSLNRFQVMVDEQNLNFLLSYCISALKECSSWTHVEILQALAALVYNNGPKCQQYLPDLLGQTGLLVQLSDSAQPDVELRRAAVRSMANLCLSVPGQPYLDEPYRSVCFQTFLSVLQSSKTSDIDDITFCLLLQSALKGIQSLLNGGKMKLMQADQTGALLAVLKKCMFHGLPGLSIEVPPALYPAPLPQYDRSSPVKPDPSEPGALKQPGNRRKKSKGKQKKGEFGAEGREDLGNAGKESVVGAEMLKLHLGDVQKSPCSDPRSRASDVAHVPAGKDHLSSHYPSWKRISSSESEYSDAEGGIQSKMRSYQASVRQGALACFLSAIKSIEKRVLYGYWSAFVPDAPGIGCPQSVSLMTIALKDPSPKTRACALQVLSAMLEGSKQFLSVAEDAPDHKRAFTPFSVTMASSIRELHRCLLLALVAESSSQTLTQIIKCLANLVSNAPYSRLKPGLLTRVWNQIKPYICHKDVNVRVSSLTLLGAIISAQAPLPEVQLLLQQPSSSGMSNSGSTTPHRSAAPEQWRRALPPRGDPADPPPGPAASEPCWLLQLCVSIVVLPLMDSCSDTDANLPSISIVYEPCPLRLESLQVLALLVKGYFSVAQSYFLELGEVACICMEEMDPSIQLHGAKLLEELGTGVLQQYRPDSGTAPAQRVPVSVVVTFWTKVLTGPLPGTLQSSPHATLQTSACDALSSILPEAFSCLQNDQQILCVTLLLGLNHSENPLVKAAAARALGVYILFSCLRQDVMFVADTANAILTSLQDKSPNVRAKAAWALGNLTDTLIINMETMGQSFQEEFSDVLLLKMLRSATEASKDRDKVKSNAVRALGNVLHFLQPYHIGDPRFREAMEEALQALIATVGSEATMKVRWNACYALGNVFKNPALPLGEAPWSTEAYSALSSVVKSCKNFKVRIKSAMALSIPRDRGCYGSTEQFCHIWSALVEALQKSEDTEDFLEFKYSASLRTQICQALLHLLSLAKSSDLPGIWETLTENGGAIKSYILQYLKSGGEENEGGTHTDLDERERALKGAIQHLGGLEEQLEGKAWARVSGYLEEVLASHANAAELTEA; encoded by the exons GATGTTTGTGCTCTGCTTGTCCAAGCCTGTCAGCTGGTTCCCCTTGAGCAGGAACATCTTGTCAGCAAAGTTTGTCAGCTTATCCATCACTCACTTAACAGATTTCAG GTGATGGTTGATGAGCAGaacttgaattttcttctttcctactGCATCTCTGCTCTTAAGGAGTGCAGCTCTTGGACACATGTTGAAATCCTGCAAGCCTTAGCAGCTCTTGTTTACAATAATGGACCTAAATGTCAGCAG TATCTCCCGGATCTGCTGGGCCAGACAGGGCTCTTGGTGCAGCTCAGTGATTCTGCTCAGCCCGACGTGGAGCTCCGGAGGGCAGCGGTGCGCAGCATGGCAAACCTGTGCCTCAG TGTGCCTGGACAGCCATACCTGGATGAGCCCTACAGAAGTGTCTGCTTCCAAACCTTTTTAAGTGTTCTGCAGTCCTCAAAGACCTCTGACATAGATGATATCACTTTTTGCTTG TTACTGCAGAGTGCACTGAAAGGTATCCAGTCACTTCTAAATGGTGGGAAGATGAAACTGATGCAGGCTGACCAAACTGGAGCTCTTCTTGCAGTATTAAAG AAATGTATGTTTCATGGGCTGCCAGGCCTGAGCATAGAAGTGCCTCCAGCCTTGtacccagctcctctgccacagTATGACCGGAGCTCCCCCGTCAAACCGGACCCATCGGAACCGGGAGCCTTGAAGCAGCCAGGG AACCGAAGAAAAAAGTCCAAGgggaagcaaaagaaaggagagtttggggcagaaggaagagaagattTGGGCAATGCAGGAAAAGAATCAGTTGTTGGagctgaaatgctgaaattaCACTTGGGGGATGTGCAGAAAAGTCCTTGTTCAGATCCTCGAAGTCGTGCATCAGATGTTGCACATGTGCCTGCTGGGAAGGATCACTTGTCCTCACATTATCCAAGCTGGAAAAGAATCAGCAGCAGTGAGTCAGAGTATTCTGATGCTGAAGGTGGAATACAGAGCAAAATGAG ATCCTATCAAGCCAGTGTTCGTCAAGGGGCTCTGGcctgcttcctctctgctatAAAATCCATAGAGAAAAGAGTTCTGTATGGCTACTGGTCAGCATTTGTTCCTGATGCACCTGGTATTGGCTGCCCCCAGTCTGTGTCCTTGATGACTATTGCTTTAAAGGACCCTTCTCCAAAG ACCCGTGCCTGTGCTCTTCAGGTTCTCTCAGCCATGCTGGAAGGTTCGAAGCAGTTTCTGTCAGTTGCTGAAGATGCCCCTGATCACAAGAGGGCTTTCACTCCCTTCTCTGTCACCATGGCTTCCAGCATCCGGGAGCTGCACCGCTGCCTGCTGCTCGCCCTGGTGGCAGAGTCCTCTTCTCAAACACTGACACAAATAATCAAG TGCCTTGCAAATTTGGTTTCCAACGCACCCTACAGCCGCTTAAAACCCGGGTTGCTGACAAGAGTTTGGAACCAGATAAAGCCCTACATTTGTCATAAAG ATGTTAATGTCAGAGTGTCTAGTCTCACATTATTAGGGGCCATCATATCTGCCCAAGCACCTTTACCAGAGGTGCAGTTACTTTTGCAGCAGCCCAGTTCCTCAGGGATGAGTAACAGCGGCAGCACAACCCCGCACCGCTCCGCTGCTCCTGAGCAGTGGAGGAGAGCACTGCCCCCACGAGGGGATCCTGCAGATCCCCCACCAGGACCTGCAGCCTCAGAACCCTGCTggcttctccagctctgtgttTCCATCGTCGTGCTGCCTCTAATGGATTCCTGTTCTGACACTGATGCCAACTTACCCTCCATCTCCATTGTCTACGAGCCCTGTCCCCTTCGGCTGGAATCCTTACAG GTGTTGGCCCTTCTTGTGAAAGGTTATTTCTCTGTGGCTCAGAGCTACTTCCTAGAACTTGGAGAGGTGGCTTGCATATGCATGGAAGAAATGGATCCATCCATTCAGCTTCATGGAGCCAAA ctcctggaggagctgggcacAGGGGTGCTGCAGCAGTACAGACCTGACTCAGGCACTGCCCCTGCTCAGAGAGTGCCAGTCAGTGTG GTTGTCACTTTCTGGACCAAGGTGTTAACTGGCCCCTTGCCTGGCACTCTCCAGAGCTCTCCACATGCCACTCTGCAGACCAGTGCCTGTGATGCCCTGTCCTCCATCTTGCCAGAagctttcagctgcctgcag AATGACCAGCAGATCCTGTGTGTCACACTGCTGCTTGGCCTCAACCACAGTGAGAACCCCCTggtgaaagctgctgctgcacgAGCACTTGGGGTCTACATCCTCTTCTCTTGCCTTCGGCAG GATGTGATGTTTGTGGCAGACACAGCCAATGCCATCCTGACCTCCCTCCAGGACAAATCCCCCAACGTCCGTGCCAAGGCAGCTTGGGCCCTGGGCAACCTCACAGACACTCTGATCATCAACAT GGAAACGATGGGACAGAGTTTTCAGGAGgaattttctgatgttttgctGTTGAAAATGTTACGGTCTGCGACTGAAGCATCCAAGGACAGAGACAAG GTGAAGAGCAACGCTGTCCGGGCCCTGGGCAACGTGCTGCATTTCCTCCAGCCCTATCACATAGGTGACCCCAGGTTCAGGGAAGCCATGGAGGAGGCTCTGCAGGCCCTGATTGCCACTGTTGGGAGTGAGGCCACCATGAAGGTGCGCTGGAACGCCTGCTACGCCCTGGGGAACGTGTTTAAGaaccctgccctgcccctgg gagaggCTCCTTGGAGCACAGAAGCATATAGTGCCCTTTCCTCAGTAGTGAAGTCCTGCAAGAATTTTAAAGTCCGCATCAAATCAGCCATGGCCCTCTCCATCCCTAGGGACAGGGGATGCTATGGCTCCACAGAGCAGTTCTGCCACATCTGGAGTGCCCTGGTGGAAGCCTTGCAAAAGAGTGAGGACACTGAGGATTTCCTGGAGTTCAAGTACAGTGCCAGCCTCAGGACACAGATCTGCCAGGCCCTGCTGCATTTGTTAAGCCTGGCAAAGAGCAGTGACCTGCCAGGTATCTGGGAAACCCTGACAGAAAATGGGGGTGCCATCAAATCCTACATCCTGCAATACCTGAAATCTGGAGGGGAGGAAAATGAAGGTGGAACACACACGGACTTGGACGAGAGGGAGAGAGCACTGAAAGGAGCCATCCAACATCTGGGGGGGCTGGAGGAACAGCTGGAGGGCAAAGCTTGGGCAAGAGTGTCTGGTTATCTGGAAGAAGTCTTGGCCAGTCATGCCAATGCTGCTGAATTAACAGAGGCTTAG